A window of Bacteroidales bacterium genomic DNA:
TGGCAAATTGAACAAACTTACGATTGGGTAGAGTTATATGCTTCTGTTGATAGTTTTAGTACATGGATACCATTATGTGGGCGTTATTCGTCGCATGGTTCAGACGACCAAAACGAAGGTGAGCCTTTGTACGATGGACAATACTTAACATGGGTTGAAGAAGAAATACATTTAGACGATTTTATTGGACAAAAAGTGTGGTTTAAGTTTGTGTTAAATAGTGATCAGACTCACAATTTCGATGGTTTTTATTTAGACGATTTTACGGTTAGAGCCATTGATTTGCAAAGCCAAATGAACGAAAATCAATATTCGATGAATGAGATATATCCCATTCCGGCAAGTGATTTTATATATGTTCAGCAAAAGTCAAACAAGCCATTAAAGGCTGTACAGATTTATAATAGTATAGGACAATTGCAGTTTAGCCAAAATTTTGAACGAATTAATGATAGGCTAAAAGTTGATATATCTGCTTTGTCCGAAGGAATTTATTTTGTAAAGCTTGTGTACGATAATCAGGTTCAACAAATAAAGAAAATAGTGATAAAAAAATAAGTTAACCCAAACTAATCAATAGGTTATTCGCTCGCAATGACAGCCTGTTCGTCATTCTGAGCTTGTCGAAGAATGACCCCATGCTCAATTAGTTTTGCGTATGGTTATACTTTGACCAGCTTGTTATGTTGGTTTATTCATCGCACTTGGGTTAAATGCTGGAATAAGGCGTTATGTTGAAAATAGAATTCAAAAATTATAAAAATATTTTGGTGTAAAAAAAATTATGTATATTTGTAAATATTAAAATATCATAAAATAACTAAAAACAAAATTAAAATGAAAAGGTTAAATTTGTTAGCATTAACATTGGTGTTTTTAATGTACTTATTAAGTTTAAATTTTACTTACTCTCAGGTAGGTATCAATGCTACGGGTAGTAATCCTCATTCGAGTGCCATGCTCGATGTAGCAGCCGATGGCACTACAAAACTTGGTTTACTTATACCGCGTATGACCACTGCAGAGCGGAATGCCATTAGTTCGCCTGCACATTCGTTGTTGATATTCAACACTACTACCAATTGTTTTGAGTGGTGGGATGCTAATGGTAGTACTTGGGTCAGTATGTCGTGTGCTTGTACGCCTCCTTCTGCACCTACTGCCAATGCTGCCAGTGGCGTTACACAAACGGCGTTTACGGCCAATTGGACATCGGTAAGTGGTGCTACAACGTATTATTTAGATGTAGCTACTGATAATGCATTTACCAACTTTGTAAGTGGGTATAATAATACTAACGTAGGTAACGTAACTTCGTTTAATGTAACGGGTTTGACATGTAATACCACGTATTATTATCGTGTACGTGCGGGTAGTAGTTGTGGTACGAGTGCTAACAGCACTGTTATAACAGTAACGACCTCTTCGTGTCCACCAGGTTCTTGTGGCTCTCAGGTATTTATGGCTGCTAATATAGACGTAGGGACGATGATTAATGATCCTAATGAGCAGAATAATGATTCGGTAGTAGAGAAGTATTGTTACAACAATACCCCTGCCAATTGTACGACTTATGGTGGGTTATATCAGTGGGCAGAGGCTATTCAGGTGTCTTACACGTACAATACTAATTCTTTAGGTGCACAATCATGGATGACTTGTGACCCATGTGGTAGTGGTGGTAGGCAGGGGCTATGCCCGAGTGGTTATCATGTACCTACGGATTTGGAGTGGAGCCGGTATGAGTGGTGTGTAGAGAATAACATATCACCTGCGGGTGGTACTTCTTTATCTGACTTTCAAAATTTGAGTGGATGGCGGGGTTCTACATCAAATACGGCGGGACCTGGATCGAAGTTAAAGGCGAGTAGTAGTAATAGTCCGAGTTGGGATGGTACGAATGCGAGTGGGTTTACGGCTTTGCCGGCGGGCTACCGCTACTTCG
This region includes:
- a CDS encoding fibrobacter succinogenes major paralogous domain-containing protein, which gives rise to MAANIDVGTMINDPNEQNNDSVVEKYCYNNTPANCTTYGGLYQWAEAIQVSYTYNTNSLGAQSWMTCDPCGSGGRQGLCPSGYHVPTDLEWSRYEWCVENNISPAGGTSLSDFQNLSGWRGSTSNTAGPGSKLKASSSNSPSWDGTNASGFTALPAGYRYFGGGFGHYLEACAYFWFATEVSATSAWYRVLVTGNWQSYRSNANKAIGFSLRCLQN